One window from the genome of Bdellovibrio sp. NC01 encodes:
- a CDS encoding ABC transporter permease has translation MTTFIARRILQTFAVIAVLSFVVFYLMSLMPGDPVDMMVASNPKITAEDVARLKSLYGLDQPIYKRYGSWMGSLLTGDLGYSRTYRVPVEELMGPRLWNTFLLSFISLALSIIIAVPLGMLSALKPGSKIDTFVSLLSFGGISIPSFWLAIVLIIAFAVKFPLFPAGGTQTIGAGDMGFWADILDRSKYLVLPVLSLSIQQIGRFSRFTRSSMAEAMRHDFIRTARAKGLSNSTVIWQHGFRNALIPLITILAVSISSLFSGALLTETVFAYQGVGKLVYDSIIGNDYNVAMISFVISVAMVLLMNLVADIAYGFADPRIAYK, from the coding sequence GTGACGACATTTATCGCCCGCCGCATTTTGCAAACTTTCGCAGTGATAGCTGTTCTATCATTCGTGGTCTTTTATTTAATGAGCTTAATGCCGGGCGATCCAGTCGACATGATGGTTGCCTCGAATCCTAAAATCACGGCGGAAGACGTTGCACGTTTGAAGTCGTTGTACGGTTTGGATCAACCCATCTACAAACGCTACGGCAGTTGGATGGGTTCGCTTCTAACAGGTGACCTTGGTTACAGCCGTACTTACCGTGTGCCTGTGGAAGAGCTTATGGGCCCACGTCTTTGGAATACATTCCTGCTTTCATTTATCTCTTTGGCATTGTCGATCATCATCGCAGTTCCACTGGGAATGCTTTCCGCTCTTAAACCTGGCAGCAAGATCGACACCTTCGTCAGTCTGCTGTCCTTCGGGGGGATATCGATACCCTCGTTCTGGCTTGCGATCGTTTTAATTATCGCATTCGCCGTAAAATTCCCGCTATTCCCTGCCGGCGGTACACAAACTATCGGCGCTGGTGACATGGGCTTCTGGGCCGACATTTTGGATCGCTCTAAATATTTAGTTCTTCCTGTGCTTTCATTATCGATCCAACAGATCGGTCGTTTTTCTCGTTTCACACGCTCTTCAATGGCCGAAGCTATGCGCCACGATTTCATTCGTACTGCGCGTGCAAAAGGTCTTTCGAACAGCACGGTGATTTGGCAGCACGGATTTAGAAATGCTTTGATCCCATTGATCACGATCTTGGCAGTCAGCATTTCTTCTTTATTCTCTGGTGCGCTTTTGACAGAGACTGTATTTGCTTATCAAGGAGTCGGTAAACTTGTTTACGACTCTATTATCGGTAATGACTATAACGTAGCGATGATCTCTTTCGTTATCTCGGTAGCGATGGTTCTGTTGATGAACTTGGTTGCTGATATCGCTTATGGCTTCGCGGATCCGCGAATCGCTTACAAGTAG